The following are from one region of the Salicibibacter kimchii genome:
- a CDS encoding DivIVA domain-containing protein, which produces MSLTPVDIHNKQFTKAFRGYDEDEVNEFLDQVIKDYESTIRQKNELFEKVNELEDRLNHFSNMEETLNKSIYVAQESAEDIKRNANKESQLIIRESEKNADRIINDALAKSRKIALETEELKKQASVYRMRFKMLIESQLEMLNDEEWDNLADTIEEEQEERETENARQTSEET; this is translated from the coding sequence ATGTCGCTAACCCCGGTTGATATTCATAATAAGCAATTTACAAAAGCGTTTCGCGGTTACGATGAAGATGAAGTCAATGAATTTCTCGACCAAGTGATTAAAGATTATGAGAGTACGATTCGGCAAAAGAATGAATTGTTTGAAAAAGTGAATGAATTGGAGGATCGCCTGAATCATTTTTCCAACATGGAAGAAACATTGAATAAATCGATATATGTTGCCCAAGAATCGGCCGAAGATATCAAACGCAACGCGAATAAGGAGTCGCAGCTTATTATTCGGGAATCGGAAAAAAACGCCGACCGAATCATTAATGATGCGCTCGCCAAATCTCGCAAGATCGCTTTGGAAACCGAAGAACTGAAAAAGCAGGCGTCGGTTTATCGCATGCGTTTTAAAATGCTGATTGAATCCCAGTTGGAAATGCTCAACGATGAGGAATGGGACAACCTTGCCGATACCATCGAAGAAGAACAAGAAGAAAGAGAGACAGAGAACGCCCGGCAAACGTCCGAAGAAACGTAA
- a CDS encoding RNA-binding protein — translation MEVYQHFRKEELPFIQQVEDWKSHVGMMYEAKLSGFLDPREREIVTAVVGRDETVHVAFFGGMPGAERQRALLYPFYEQAEEDRFQVTLFDVDYARKFTEIHHRDLLGALTSLGVKRELFGDITVTKDVLQFFCAKEIADFIELNLTKAGNTSLQTNPKPLSEAVRVEEEWQEDTGFVSSLRLDVVIAAMYRLPRSKVKPYIERERVKLNWKTTDHPATFVEEGDVISVRGKGRSTLIAVENRSRKGRLRIVFGRKKD, via the coding sequence ATGGAGGTTTATCAACATTTTCGCAAAGAGGAGTTACCGTTTATACAGCAAGTGGAAGATTGGAAATCCCATGTTGGCATGATGTATGAGGCGAAATTAAGCGGCTTTTTGGACCCCCGTGAACGAGAGATCGTGACAGCGGTGGTTGGACGTGATGAAACGGTTCATGTCGCTTTTTTCGGAGGAATGCCGGGTGCAGAACGACAACGGGCCCTTCTGTACCCTTTCTATGAACAGGCGGAAGAAGATCGATTTCAAGTAACATTGTTCGACGTTGATTATGCACGCAAATTTACGGAGATTCATCACCGTGACCTTCTCGGTGCACTTACTTCACTAGGAGTGAAACGGGAACTTTTCGGAGACATTACGGTGACGAAAGACGTCCTGCAATTTTTTTGCGCAAAAGAAATCGCGGATTTTATTGAATTGAATTTGACGAAAGCGGGAAACACTTCGCTCCAAACAAACCCGAAACCTCTTTCGGAAGCGGTGCGTGTGGAAGAGGAGTGGCAGGAAGACACCGGCTTCGTCTCTTCGTTGCGGCTGGATGTGGTGATCGCGGCCATGTATCGTCTCCCTCGTTCGAAGGTGAAGCCATACATAGAGCGAGAACGCGTGAAATTGAATTGGAAAACGACCGATCACCCAGCAACGTTCGTGGAAGAAGGAGATGTCATCTCTGTCCGCGGCAAAGGGAGAAGCACACTGATCGCCGTAGAAAATCGTTCCCGTAAGGGACGTCTTCGCATCGTATTTGGGCGGAAAAAAGATTAG